In Clostridia bacterium, a single genomic region encodes these proteins:
- the rbsK gene encoding ribokinase, with translation MGKIFVVGSVNMDIVINVDRMPKNGETISGYGFMTNPGGKGANQAVASAKMGTQTFMVGCIGNDVFGQELNQALIGYGVNTDFLTKTQGASGIAVIVVENGDNRIILDAGANHKITKEMVDKALEPAQKGDIVICQLEIPLDIVEYTLKTAKQKELITILNPAPAVKLGKKILSNCDIIVLNETECEILAGVYPNNEGDYKKAYQIFSNFGITTLIITLGSKGSVLLQKDVIEYIPAQKVKALDTTSAGDTFLGSLASELSKGKTMVEAMQWGSKASALTVTKKGAMQSIPYYEDVVKYFG, from the coding sequence ATGGGTAAGATATTTGTAGTCGGCAGCGTCAATATGGATATAGTAATAAATGTCGACCGTATGCCTAAAAATGGAGAAACGATAAGCGGCTATGGTTTTATGACCAATCCGGGCGGCAAGGGTGCTAATCAAGCAGTGGCAAGTGCCAAAATGGGTACTCAAACTTTTATGGTAGGCTGTATAGGCAACGATGTTTTTGGGCAAGAACTCAATCAGGCGCTGATAGGATATGGCGTAAATACGGACTTTCTCACAAAAACCCAAGGTGCAAGTGGGATTGCCGTAATTGTTGTGGAAAACGGGGACAACAGGATAATTCTTGACGCAGGAGCTAACCATAAGATAACTAAGGAAATGGTGGATAAAGCGCTCGAACCAGCGCAAAAAGGCGATATAGTGATTTGTCAATTGGAAATACCTTTGGATATTGTGGAATACACCTTAAAAACCGCAAAGCAAAAAGAATTGATTACTATACTCAATCCAGCCCCTGCAGTAAAGCTAGGTAAGAAGATTTTATCTAATTGCGATATAATAGTCCTCAACGAAACAGAATGTGAAATCTTAGCAGGCGTTTATCCTAATAATGAAGGAGATTACAAAAAGGCTTATCAAATTTTTTCAAACTTTGGCATAACAACATTGATTATTACCTTAGGAAGCAAAGGATCTGTTTTGCTGCAAAAAGATGTTATAGAATATATACCAGCACAAAAAGTAAAAGCACTAGATACAACATCAGCAGGCGATACATTTTTGGGCAGCTTAGCTTCCGAATTAAGCAAAGGCAAAACAATGGTAGAGGCTATGCAATGGGGATCTAAAGCCAGCGCTTTGACTGTTACCAAAAAAGGCGCAATGCAGTCAATACCTTATTATGAAGATGTAGTAAAATATTTTGGATAA
- the pyk gene encoding pyruvate kinase — MIRKTKIIATMGPAIENEDTLKQLMLAGMDVVRLNFSHETHEAHARRIEMIKKVRDELNLPISILLDTRGPEIRLKTFENGKVVLEKGQKFVLTTDDIVGNKERVSITYKRLPMCIKEGTSLLINDGLIELRVDEIVKNDIICTVIDGGVLSNSKSVNIPSCPIDMPYLSKKDEEDILFGIKQDVDYIALSFVRSADDVKEVRNLLNRNGGEEIELIAKIENRQGVDNVDEIIKYSDGIMVARGDMGVEIPFVELPAIQKDIIKKCYRAGKKVITATQMLESMIHAPRPTRAEISDVANAVFDGTSAIMLSGETAIGEYPLQTVKTMASIALYAENTINYKKRFAALEMGIKSISDAVSHATCAAAMDLNATAILVVTQSGSTARMISSFRPAPPIVAVTTSKKVFYKLALSWGVVPALGVMQNNTDLLFEHAVDCAKKTGVVKSGDIVVITAGVPVGFSGNTNILKIEHVK, encoded by the coding sequence ATGATCAGAAAAACTAAAATTATCGCTACTATGGGTCCTGCCATAGAAAACGAGGACACTTTGAAACAGCTAATGCTAGCAGGAATGGATGTTGTTCGACTAAACTTCTCCCATGAAACTCACGAAGCACATGCTAGAAGAATAGAAATGATCAAAAAGGTTAGAGATGAACTTAATCTGCCTATCTCCATATTGCTAGATACCAGAGGTCCCGAAATAAGATTAAAAACTTTTGAAAATGGAAAAGTTGTATTAGAAAAAGGTCAGAAGTTTGTGCTTACCACTGATGATATAGTAGGCAATAAAGAGAGAGTAAGCATTACATATAAAAGACTTCCGATGTGCATTAAAGAAGGCACTTCTCTTCTTATTAATGATGGATTGATAGAATTAAGAGTTGATGAAATTGTTAAAAATGATATCATCTGTACTGTTATAGACGGCGGAGTTTTGAGCAACAGCAAAAGCGTTAACATACCCTCTTGCCCTATTGACATGCCTTATCTATCCAAAAAAGACGAAGAAGATATTCTTTTTGGAATTAAACAAGATGTAGATTATATCGCTCTGTCTTTCGTAAGATCCGCAGATGATGTAAAAGAAGTAAGAAATCTTCTTAACCGCAACGGCGGAGAAGAAATAGAATTAATAGCCAAGATAGAAAACCGTCAGGGCGTAGACAATGTAGATGAGATTATAAAATATTCAGACGGAATTATGGTCGCTAGAGGCGATATGGGCGTAGAAATACCTTTTGTTGAACTGCCCGCTATTCAAAAGGACATAATAAAAAAATGTTATCGCGCAGGAAAAAAGGTAATAACCGCCACTCAGATGCTAGAATCCATGATCCATGCACCCAGACCTACAAGAGCTGAAATTTCTGATGTCGCCAATGCAGTATTTGACGGCACAAGTGCAATAATGTTGAGCGGAGAAACTGCAATTGGTGAGTATCCTTTGCAAACAGTAAAAACCATGGCTTCTATCGCACTGTATGCCGAAAACACTATTAATTACAAAAAACGTTTTGCTGCACTTGAAATGGGAATAAAAAGCATTTCGGATGCTGTGTCTCACGCAACCTGCGCTGCTGCTATGGATCTTAACGCGACAGCCATTTTAGTAGTAACTCAAAGCGGTTCTACCGCTAGAATGATAAGCAGTTTCCGTCCTGCACCGCCCATTGTTGCTGTTACTACGAGCAAAAAAGTATTTTATAAGTTAGCACTTAGCTGGGGCGTTGTACCCGCTTTGGGCGTTATGCAAAACAATACTGACTTATTATTTGAACATGCTGTAGATTGCGCCAAAAAAACAGGCGTGGTAAAAAGCGGCGATATAGTAGTAATCACAGCAGGAGTTCCTGTCGGATTCTCAGGTAATACCAATATACTTAAAATTGAGCATGTAAAATAA
- a CDS encoding isochorismatase family protein translates to MTEKQIKELNCLEIEYQNKPNLMARTYNNSRCAVVILDMVAGFCQKGALASPRIKSLIDRIAGALDYLPNAIKFFVNDVHTPDSLEFADYPPHCHTPEEQKIVPDIARHKGVIIEKDSTNGIFNFLKYADVNLYDNYIIMGDCTDICVMQFALSLRAYFNEIRKTGNVLVFTEYVDTYDAPMHNAELMNVFAFKNMEQSGVRIFKGLV, encoded by the coding sequence ATGACAGAAAAGCAAATCAAAGAACTTAATTGTTTGGAAATCGAGTATCAGAACAAGCCTAATTTGATGGCTCGCACTTACAATAATTCTAGATGTGCTGTTGTGATTTTGGATATGGTCGCCGGCTTTTGCCAAAAGGGAGCATTGGCAAGCCCTCGCATTAAGTCATTGATTGACCGTATTGCAGGTGCTTTGGACTATTTGCCCAACGCGATAAAGTTTTTTGTCAATGATGTGCATACTCCGGATTCTTTGGAATTTGCGGACTATCCGCCTCATTGCCATACTCCAGAAGAACAAAAGATTGTGCCCGATATAGCCCGACACAAAGGTGTGATTATCGAAAAGGATAGCACTAACGGTATCTTTAACTTTTTAAAATATGCTGATGTCAATCTTTATGACAACTATATCATTATGGGCGACTGTACGGATATATGCGTAATGCAATTTGCTCTGTCTTTAAGGGCTTATTTCAATGAAATCAGAAAAACAGGTAATGTTTTGGTCTTTACGGAATATGTGGATACTTATGACGCACCCATGCATAATGCAGAACTTATGAATGTTTTTGCGTTTAAAAATATGGAACAATCCGGAGTAAGAATTTTTAAAGGTCTTGTTTAA
- a CDS encoding ABC transporter ATP-binding protein encodes MARNRYFEDEQIEAKFNGKMILRILSYIKPYKKAFILITIFMMVMGAVALLPSYFNRIIIDKILDKSSRVPYYVTLAIVILIAWALVATSDILFNFIKSRVMTKNSYRIIRDLRGELFRHLQELSFDYFDSRPAGKILVRVTSYIDELANILASTVVGFITDSVKVILILVFLYALDYRFALVVTVCIIPLFFVLTFLRSKIHLRYRNFRNKTSNRTAYIAENINGIQVTKAFNRTDTNCDIYNDLNNQCNRGWVSVTRFNELFFPAMDFFWNLGQISIYVLAYLLIIYQGVQSVSPGLLVAFVGYLGMFSGPLNNISNYVQQLSVASSNLERIFETLDTPPSITDHEDAYDLPPIKGDVKFENVSFAYEKGNNILENFNLEVPAGKTIALVGPTGAGKTTVVNLLSRFYEPDQGRILIDGHNINDVKLHSLRSQVGVMMQDSFIFSGTVMENIRYARPDATDEECINAAKMAYCDEFIRRFPEGYNHVFGEKGAGLSGGEIQLLSFARTILCDPKILILDEATSSVDTETETKIQAVLEKILKGRTSFIIAHRLSTIRKADCILYIGNKGIMEAGTHDELMAKCGAYYQLQTKK; translated from the coding sequence AACAGATATTTTGAAGATGAACAGATAGAAGCCAAGTTTAATGGCAAAATGATTTTGAGAATTTTGTCATATATCAAGCCCTATAAAAAAGCATTTATTCTTATAACCATCTTTATGATGGTAATGGGTGCGGTTGCGTTATTGCCTTCTTATTTTAATAGAATAATAATTGATAAAATTCTAGATAAATCCTCAAGAGTACCTTACTATGTAACGCTTGCTATTGTAATATTAATAGCATGGGCATTGGTGGCAACAAGCGATATTTTATTTAACTTTATAAAATCGAGAGTTATGACCAAAAACTCTTATAGGATTATAAGAGATCTAAGAGGCGAATTATTTAGACACCTTCAAGAATTATCTTTTGATTATTTTGATTCTCGCCCCGCAGGAAAAATATTGGTAAGAGTAACTAGCTATATAGATGAATTGGCCAACATTTTGGCAAGCACAGTTGTAGGATTTATAACAGACAGCGTAAAGGTTATACTTATTCTTGTTTTCTTATATGCGCTGGATTATAGGTTTGCTTTGGTTGTAACGGTATGTATAATCCCGTTGTTTTTTGTGCTTACTTTTTTGCGTTCAAAAATTCATTTAAGATACCGCAATTTCAGGAACAAAACAAGCAACCGTACCGCCTATATAGCAGAAAACATAAACGGAATTCAGGTTACCAAGGCCTTTAACAGAACTGATACTAATTGCGATATTTACAATGACCTTAACAACCAATGTAACAGAGGATGGGTCAGTGTAACAAGATTTAACGAATTGTTTTTTCCTGCGATGGACTTCTTTTGGAACCTTGGACAAATAAGCATTTATGTATTGGCATATTTATTGATTATTTATCAAGGTGTTCAGAGTGTATCGCCTGGACTTTTGGTAGCTTTTGTCGGCTATTTAGGAATGTTTTCTGGACCTTTGAATAATATATCAAACTATGTACAGCAGTTGTCTGTTGCAAGTTCAAACCTAGAAAGAATCTTTGAAACTTTGGACACTCCGCCTTCAATAACCGACCATGAAGACGCTTATGACCTGCCTCCTATAAAAGGCGATGTTAAGTTTGAAAATGTTTCATTTGCTTATGAAAAGGGCAATAACATTTTGGAAAACTTTAATCTAGAAGTTCCTGCAGGCAAGACTATAGCACTAGTAGGTCCTACCGGTGCAGGAAAAACAACCGTAGTCAATCTTTTGAGCCGTTTTTATGAACCGGACCAAGGCAGAATTTTGATTGACGGTCATAATATAAATGACGTCAAACTTCATTCCTTAAGAAGCCAAGTCGGCGTAATGATGCAAGATTCATTTATCTTTAGCGGAACCGTAATGGAAAACATAAGATATGCAAGACCTGATGCTACAGATGAAGAGTGCATCAATGCGGCTAAGATGGCATATTGCGATGAGTTTATTCGCCGCTTCCCTGAAGGATATAATCATGTATTTGGCGAAAAGGGTGCAGGACTTTCGGGCGGCGAAATACAGCTTTTGTCATTTGCCCGTACTATTCTTTGCGATCCTAAGATATTGATTTTGGATGAGGCGACAAGCTCTGTAGATACAGAAACAGAAACCAAAATTCAAGCAGTTTTGGAAAAAATACTTAAAGGCCGTACCAGTTTTATAATAGCTCACAGATTATCAACAATAAGAAAAGCCGATTGCATCTTATATATAGGCAACAAGGGCATTATGGAAGCAGGTACGCATGACGAACTTATGGCTAAGTGCGGTGCGTATTATCAGCTCCAGACCAAAAAATAA